In Syntrophorhabdaceae bacterium, one DNA window encodes the following:
- a CDS encoding O-antigen ligase family protein, with translation MYPAYRKESYARIVLPFILGIGAAATAIFLDELKVKTILALLAALAFLVGVLYFASRKNLTSIAIIFLGLGIPFNLDINLLYREYVGVTSIDIGLSLLSALLLYVLFLYEHYTKRTTEPTFRYNRTLLWAPIIYILSGMLSFANAASPELSLLELARLGSLLIIFFIVMNLKDRSQVDTFLLTLSAGVVIETAIAMYQYYTGHTLGLSALGERELGTLEVWYAGSRASGTIGHANILAYYFEILIPLMFAMFLGEERPLRKIWYSFVTIVGLVGIMTTLSRGGWMSLPLPLALVFFCLIRKKITQSKTLVGLFFVGMIFCGLGILAYPTVQKRLTYEDFGSAATRAPLNKAALSIVRQFPVFGVGLNNLAKVFKTYDTTGGSSLFRTSTHVVHNLYLAVWAETGTVGLIAFLWMFIAALVIAFKVMLRAPPWQQAIAVGAAAGLIAQLIHGSADPGFRILMNVSTLVYSMFGLIGAMSILRRKEESPGL, from the coding sequence ATGTATCCCGCTTATCGTAAAGAATCATACGCCAGGATAGTACTCCCCTTTATTCTAGGGATAGGGGCTGCCGCTACCGCTATTTTTCTCGACGAGCTGAAGGTGAAAACCATCCTCGCCCTCCTGGCGGCCCTGGCGTTTCTTGTGGGGGTACTCTATTTTGCGAGCCGGAAGAACCTCACCTCCATCGCCATAATATTCCTCGGCCTGGGCATCCCCTTTAACCTCGACATCAACCTTCTCTATCGTGAGTACGTGGGGGTGACGAGCATCGACATAGGGCTGAGCCTCCTCTCCGCCCTTCTCTTATATGTACTTTTCCTGTACGAGCATTATACCAAGAGGACGACGGAGCCGACATTCAGGTATAACCGCACCCTCCTGTGGGCCCCCATTATTTACATCCTGAGCGGCATGCTCAGTTTCGCCAACGCGGCTTCCCCGGAGCTCAGCCTGCTGGAGTTGGCCCGCCTGGGATCGCTCCTCATAATCTTTTTTATCGTGATGAACCTGAAGGACAGGTCCCAGGTAGATACATTCCTGCTGACCCTGTCGGCTGGCGTGGTCATTGAAACGGCAATTGCCATGTACCAGTATTACACCGGCCACACCCTCGGTCTCTCCGCCCTGGGAGAAAGGGAGCTGGGAACCCTCGAGGTGTGGTATGCAGGCAGCCGGGCCAGTGGGACCATCGGCCATGCGAATATCCTCGCCTATTATTTCGAAATACTCATACCCCTCATGTTCGCCATGTTTCTGGGCGAGGAGAGGCCTCTGCGCAAGATATGGTACTCCTTCGTGACTATCGTGGGTCTGGTGGGCATCATGACCACCCTGTCCCGTGGCGGATGGATGTCCCTGCCCCTGCCCCTTGCCCTCGTCTTCTTCTGCCTCATAAGGAAGAAGATCACCCAGAGCAAGACCCTCGTGGGGCTTTTCTTCGTGGGAATGATCTTTTGCGGTCTCGGCATACTCGCCTATCCCACGGTCCAGAAGCGCCTGACCTATGAAGATTTTGGCTCCGCGGCCACAAGGGCGCCGCTCAACAAGGCGGCCTTGTCCATCGTGAGGCAGTTCCCGGTTTTCGGGGTGGGGCTCAACAATCTTGCCAAGGTCTTCAAAACCTACGATACCACCGGTGGTTCCAGTCTGTTCAGGACCTCGACCCACGTGGTCCACAACCTCTATCTTGCCGTCTGGGCCGAGACGGGCACCGTCGGCCTCATCGCGTTTTTGTGGATGTTTATTGCCGCATTGGTGATCGCCTTCAAAGTGATGCTGAGGGCCCCTCCCTGGCAACAGGCGATTGCAGTGGGAGCAGCCGCGGGCCTGATTGCCCAGCTGATCCATGGCTCCGCCGATCCCGGGTTCAGGATCCTGATGAATGTGTCAACCCTCGTCTATTCCATGTTCGGCCTCATAGGAGCCATGAGCATCCTCAGGAGAAAGGAAGAGAGCCCTGGTCTTTAG
- a CDS encoding DegT/DnrJ/EryC1/StrS family aminotransferase: MKCAANKKNNKTSTKLALYGGTPARRKGKFLVFGAPLIEKSEINRVVACLKSRWIGTGPLAHQFEEDFAAYKGKRFAVAVNSCTAALHLSLLASGVGPGDEVITTTMTFCATVNAIIHSGATPVLVDCDLPSMNISPSLIEEKITAKTKAILVVHFAGRCCDMDPIRRIAKRYNLMIIEDCAHAIESEYRGEKSGSFGDIGCFSFYVTKNIITGEGGMIVTDDERIASTVKVLGLHGMSKDAWKRFSDEGYKHYDVVFAGFKYNMPDITAAIGVEQLKRIEPYWEKRRDIWDTYNRSFADLACTVPAPVEEETRHAYHLYTPLIDIDRLGRSRDWVLNALTAENIGTGVHYIPIHRHPYYRKTYGWKEGEFPNAERIGDRTISLPLSPALSPTDVEDVIRAFRKVMSEAN; the protein is encoded by the coding sequence ATGAAATGCGCCGCAAATAAGAAGAACAATAAGACGAGTACGAAACTGGCCCTCTATGGAGGGACCCCTGCCCGTCGAAAAGGGAAGTTCCTCGTCTTCGGGGCGCCCCTCATCGAAAAATCGGAGATCAACCGGGTGGTCGCCTGCCTGAAAAGCCGTTGGATCGGCACGGGGCCCCTGGCCCATCAGTTCGAGGAAGATTTTGCCGCCTACAAGGGAAAGCGCTTCGCCGTGGCGGTCAACTCGTGCACTGCGGCCCTCCATCTCTCCCTGCTGGCGAGCGGAGTAGGGCCGGGCGACGAGGTGATCACCACCACCATGACCTTCTGCGCGACGGTCAATGCCATCATTCACAGCGGCGCCACCCCCGTGCTCGTCGATTGCGATCTCCCATCCATGAATATCTCGCCTTCTCTCATAGAGGAGAAGATCACGGCGAAAACAAAGGCCATCCTCGTCGTCCATTTCGCGGGCCGTTGCTGTGATATGGACCCCATACGGAGGATCGCGAAACGCTATAACCTCATGATCATCGAGGATTGCGCCCATGCGATCGAATCGGAATACAGGGGCGAGAAATCGGGCAGCTTTGGCGATATCGGCTGTTTCAGCTTCTATGTCACCAAAAATATCATTACCGGCGAAGGGGGAATGATCGTGACGGACGACGAGAGGATCGCCTCGACCGTAAAAGTCCTCGGCCTTCACGGCATGAGCAAGGATGCGTGGAAAAGGTTTTCCGACGAGGGGTACAAGCATTACGACGTGGTCTTCGCGGGCTTCAAGTACAATATGCCCGACATAACCGCCGCCATAGGGGTGGAGCAGTTGAAGAGGATCGAGCCCTACTGGGAGAAGCGCAGGGACATATGGGATACCTATAACAGAAGCTTCGCCGACCTCGCCTGTACCGTGCCGGCGCCGGTGGAGGAAGAGACGCGCCACGCCTATCACCTCTACACCCCGCTCATCGATATCGACCGCCTGGGGAGGAGCCGCGACTGGGTGCTCAATGCCCTCACCGCGGAAAACATAGGGACGGGGGTCCATTATATCCCCATCCATCGTCATCCCTACTACCGGAAGACCTATGGCTGGAAAGAGGGCGAGTTCCCGAATGCGGAGCGGATCGGGGACAGGACCATCAGCCTCCCCCTTTCCCCGGCCCTTTCCCCGACAGACGTAGAGGACGTGATCCGGGCATTCCGGAAAGTCATGAGCGAGGCGAATTAA
- a CDS encoding CpsD/CapB family tyrosine-protein kinase has translation MIDKQELSDESGYYGGPHGFPPALRLMPGLFDHFYRVTWDLLSVPKKTRKGRKGNCAMVVASCNRREGASTIALNIASAFSSSSMKSVVLIDGNLRNPVLHEYFGCDREYGLSELVMEEISLKAGVVEVRPERFYFIPAGRKVQNPILLFETPEFIRLLDELRDIHDLIIFDSAPLTQYPETPILASHVDGVVMVVEAEGTRWEVASAAKHNLETANANIFGAILNKREYYIPRAVYNLL, from the coding sequence ATGATAGATAAACAAGAACTTTCCGATGAATCGGGTTATTATGGCGGTCCCCACGGTTTTCCGCCCGCCCTTCGCCTTATGCCCGGCCTATTCGACCATTTTTACCGGGTCACGTGGGACCTGCTCTCAGTCCCCAAGAAAACGAGAAAAGGCAGAAAAGGAAATTGCGCCATGGTGGTCGCATCATGCAACCGCCGCGAAGGCGCGTCGACCATAGCGCTCAATATCGCGAGTGCCTTCTCCAGCAGCTCGATGAAAAGCGTGGTCCTTATCGATGGAAACCTCCGGAACCCCGTGCTCCATGAGTATTTCGGGTGCGACAGGGAATACGGCCTCTCGGAGCTCGTCATGGAAGAGATATCCCTGAAAGCGGGCGTGGTCGAGGTCAGGCCGGAAAGGTTCTATTTCATTCCCGCGGGACGAAAAGTCCAAAATCCCATACTACTCTTTGAAACCCCTGAATTCATAAGGCTTCTTGATGAGCTGAGGGATATCCACGATCTCATCATCTTTGATTCCGCCCCCCTGACTCAATATCCGGAGACGCCCATTCTTGCGAGCCATGTGGACGGAGTCGTGATGGTGGTAGAAGCCGAGGGTACGAGATGGGAAGTGGCCTCGGCCGCAAAGCATAACCTCGAGACCGCCAACGCGAACATTTTCGGGGCCATTCTGAACAAACGAGAATACTATATTCCCCGCGCTGTCTATAATCTCCTGTAG
- a CDS encoding Wzz/FepE/Etk N-terminal domain-containing protein, with protein sequence MAGEKRLITTRDILNTFFKNKVIISIVLLAALGGALIYCAFTSPRYRAETKILIKMGKAQISGMQQFPPEQFNMVFQERSQNIRNEMELLKGEYLTEKVVSRLKDQMNGPGFRKSYYESAKEEVRNFLFRYGIVQKPASTEKNMVGVFLKALGVTYLEDTDMIRLTFDWTDPQIAAMVANAYADEYVTQHTKVYETQRSYRFYIDQIELFEKKLRDAEDELQGFISKSNLANIELQKEILLRNIGDLNNRLNLVMVDAAQARTKLKKVQEMARTPGVWIETPDIGSAMLDKQAYLRTLDDSYFKLKIDRERLLKNYTTAANEVKAIDLQLGNLRSQKAESLTNIVNMELALAENKRTSLQREISEETKKLDSVTAKTLTLKQLQRTRDLVEGNYQIYKKKAEDLRISDDLDARRISSVKIATPAIPPLTPAYPRKGIIIGMAAFLGLFFGFGFAAIREFFDHTFKDEDNVLTNLGVPMLLSVPFSGRRERRSIIDDLVAMGDRMRGRIRTGVPAPVDAHSNMSMRSTSGSWISVLSLSALSLCIYFSVNGSPSDQWNNKPTASERYLAQVVTAPKAGSGHEDPSAGAGIGDSHKTLLEALPSDPAREELTAEAGRSKAAPSAIRSGEEASPSVGRRTEPATQEKKKPVAIEHTVTRGQTLVGVLRDVFSVPDDFIFNEAIERVRAANPGIGANLWVGQKILIPEEVAEKGKTIRKGS encoded by the coding sequence ATGGCAGGGGAAAAAAGACTCATCACAACGAGAGACATACTCAACACCTTTTTCAAGAATAAGGTGATCATTTCGATCGTCCTTCTTGCCGCTCTCGGAGGTGCCCTCATTTACTGCGCCTTCACCTCGCCGCGTTACAGGGCGGAAACTAAAATCCTGATCAAAATGGGGAAAGCCCAGATCTCGGGCATGCAACAGTTTCCCCCGGAGCAGTTCAACATGGTCTTCCAGGAGAGGAGCCAGAACATCAGGAACGAGATGGAGCTTCTGAAAGGCGAATACCTTACCGAAAAAGTCGTGTCGAGGCTCAAGGATCAGATGAACGGCCCGGGATTCCGGAAAAGCTACTACGAGAGCGCCAAAGAGGAAGTGCGCAATTTCCTCTTCCGATATGGAATCGTACAGAAACCCGCTTCGACTGAAAAGAATATGGTCGGCGTCTTTTTGAAGGCCCTGGGCGTCACATATCTTGAAGATACGGATATGATACGGTTGACTTTCGACTGGACCGATCCGCAAATCGCCGCCATGGTAGCAAATGCCTATGCCGATGAGTATGTGACCCAGCACACGAAGGTGTATGAGACGCAGCGCTCCTATCGTTTTTATATCGATCAGATCGAATTATTCGAAAAGAAGCTGAGGGACGCGGAAGACGAGCTCCAGGGCTTCATCTCGAAATCAAATCTCGCCAACATCGAGCTGCAGAAAGAGATATTGCTGAGAAATATCGGCGACCTCAATAATCGTTTGAACCTCGTAATGGTCGACGCGGCACAGGCGCGCACAAAGCTCAAGAAGGTCCAGGAAATGGCCAGGACGCCCGGCGTATGGATCGAGACCCCGGACATCGGAAGCGCCATGCTCGACAAACAGGCCTATCTCAGGACTCTTGACGATTCTTATTTTAAGCTCAAGATCGATCGCGAGCGGCTCCTCAAGAACTATACGACTGCCGCGAATGAAGTGAAGGCCATCGACCTTCAGCTCGGCAACCTTCGGAGTCAGAAAGCGGAAAGTTTGACGAACATAGTCAACATGGAGCTTGCCCTTGCGGAAAATAAGAGGACCAGCCTTCAGCGTGAAATTTCCGAGGAAACGAAGAAACTTGACAGCGTGACCGCAAAGACCCTCACCCTGAAACAACTTCAGAGGACGAGGGACCTCGTGGAAGGCAACTACCAGATCTATAAAAAGAAGGCAGAGGACCTGAGGATATCGGACGACCTCGACGCCAGAAGGATTTCAAGCGTCAAGATCGCGACCCCCGCTATCCCGCCTCTCACACCCGCCTACCCGAGGAAGGGGATTATTATCGGGATGGCCGCATTCCTGGGACTCTTCTTCGGTTTCGGGTTTGCCGCGATCCGGGAATTCTTCGACCATACGTTCAAAGACGAGGATAATGTACTCACGAACCTCGGCGTGCCCATGCTTCTTTCGGTGCCTTTTAGCGGGCGCAGGGAAAGACGCTCGATCATAGACGATCTGGTCGCCATGGGAGACCGCATGAGGGGCAGGATCCGTACGGGGGTTCCGGCTCCCGTGGACGCCCACTCCAATATGAGCATGAGAAGCACGAGCGGGAGCTGGATATCCGTATTGTCCCTGAGTGCGCTGAGTCTCTGCATCTACTTTTCCGTGAACGGCTCCCCGTCCGACCAGTGGAATAACAAGCCTACCGCGTCAGAGCGCTACCTCGCCCAGGTGGTTACCGCGCCGAAGGCGGGCAGCGGTCATGAAGACCCTAGTGCGGGCGCCGGCATTGGCGATTCCCACAAAACACTTCTTGAGGCCCTTCCTTCAGATCCTGCCCGCGAAGAGCTCACGGCTGAGGCGGGACGGAGTAAAGCTGCCCCATCTGCAATCAGATCGGGAGAGGAGGCCTCTCCCTCCGTAGGGCGAAGGACCGAGCCGGCGACACAGGAAAAGAAGAAGCCGGTTGCGATCGAGCACACCGTGACCCGCGGGCAGACTTTGGTCGGCGTCCTGAGAGATGTGTTTTCAGTGCCCGATGATTTTATTTTCAATGAAGCAATAGAGCGTGTCAGGGCCGCAAACCCGGGAATAGGCGCCAACCTCTGGGTCGGGCAGAAGATATTGATACCGGAAGAGGTGGCTGAAAAAGGAAAGACGATCCGCAAGGGGAGCTGA
- a CDS encoding glycosyltransferase family A protein: MSDRNILATVIIPTYNRAEILEKCLDALSKQTLPLADFQVIVADDGSGDDTGQRARRFQEEVFPNLLYLRQPNSGQNAARNNAIRHAAGPILFFFNDDTVATPGVLETHLACHREYPAENVAVLGRITMSPDMPPSLFAKLHLDTAFDLWKGRTELDWHAFFTCNISVKKTFLEKYGLFDESLRYNDDVELAERLSHHGLRIMYKPEALGYHYHHLTETSYLELGKLSGKTLALWYKKSPHLKDELASVGFYLGLPAKKRLKYLAAGILVNRRTIPLMLFLARRLSKSDENLSLMFYRKIYKALERENIRHEMRRK; encoded by the coding sequence ATGTCCGACCGGAATATCCTTGCCACCGTGATCATTCCCACCTATAACCGGGCCGAGATACTCGAAAAATGCCTTGACGCCCTCTCGAAGCAGACCCTTCCCCTCGCGGATTTTCAGGTGATCGTGGCCGACGACGGATCCGGGGACGATACAGGCCAAAGGGCGAGACGCTTTCAGGAGGAGGTGTTTCCCAACCTGCTCTACCTCCGTCAGCCGAACAGCGGCCAGAATGCCGCCCGCAATAATGCGATCCGCCACGCGGCCGGACCGATACTCTTCTTTTTCAACGACGATACCGTGGCGACCCCGGGGGTACTGGAGACCCATCTCGCGTGCCATAGGGAATATCCGGCCGAAAATGTGGCGGTCCTCGGGAGGATCACCATGTCACCCGATATGCCGCCCTCTTTATTCGCCAAATTGCACCTCGATACCGCCTTTGACCTGTGGAAGGGCCGTACGGAGCTGGACTGGCACGCCTTCTTCACGTGCAATATATCGGTAAAGAAGACATTTCTCGAGAAATACGGCCTTTTTGACGAGAGTCTCCGCTACAACGACGATGTCGAGCTGGCCGAGAGGCTGTCCCACCACGGTCTCAGGATCATGTACAAGCCGGAGGCGCTCGGCTACCACTACCACCACCTCACGGAGACGTCCTATCTCGAGCTTGGGAAACTGAGCGGGAAAACACTCGCCCTTTGGTACAAGAAATCGCCCCACCTGAAGGACGAGCTCGCCTCCGTCGGTTTTTATCTCGGGCTGCCGGCGAAGAAAAGGCTTAAATACCTGGCCGCGGGCATCCTGGTCAACAGAAGGACCATTCCTTTGATGCTGTTTCTTGCGCGGCGGCTCTCAAAGTCAGACGAAAATCTATCCCTCATGTTCTACAGGAAGATATATAAAGCTCTGGAGCGGGAGAATATACGACATGAAATGCGCCGCAAATAA
- a CDS encoding glycosyltransferase family 1 protein, with protein sequence MRIGIDFHLAEREGTGNCTYMRNLVERLVSLDRTNAYLLYVTDSAYAYYRTFDSYPHVSLRSLGAGSPPVRMLRMGLMTYKDRIDILHANYYGPPFFRGKLILTVHDLSFLAIPECFTAFERVKDQILIPHNVRRAFKVMTVSEFSKEDIVRNYHVPPDHVEVGYNGAGPLFKPLEDREAARAVVKSYGVTGEYILYVGRLNKRKNLRSLVAAYGALKTEKGIPHQLVVGGVRDFLPPDEMEEISRSPWKNELIFTGFLPEEHLPLFYGLADVFVYPSLYEGFGLPCLEAMSSGCPVISSDLTSLPEVVGDAGILLDPLDVKGLGDAIFRVVSNDALKSEMRAKGFQQAKKFGWDKTAMKMLEIMKEVSRDH encoded by the coding sequence ATGAGGATAGGGATCGATTTTCATCTGGCGGAGAGAGAGGGTACGGGAAACTGTACGTATATGAGGAACCTCGTGGAGAGGCTCGTCTCCCTCGACAGAACGAACGCCTATCTCCTCTACGTGACCGATTCCGCGTATGCTTATTACAGGACCTTCGATTCCTATCCCCACGTAAGCCTCCGCTCTTTGGGGGCGGGGTCGCCGCCCGTCAGAATGCTTCGTATGGGCCTTATGACCTATAAGGACCGGATCGACATTCTTCATGCGAATTATTACGGCCCTCCTTTTTTCAGGGGAAAACTTATCCTCACGGTCCATGACCTTTCTTTTCTTGCCATCCCGGAATGTTTCACCGCCTTCGAAAGGGTGAAGGACCAGATCCTTATCCCCCATAATGTGAGACGGGCCTTCAAGGTGATGACCGTCTCCGAATTTTCGAAAGAGGACATCGTCAGGAATTATCATGTGCCGCCCGATCATGTCGAGGTGGGGTATAACGGCGCGGGGCCCCTTTTCAAGCCCCTCGAGGATAGAGAGGCTGCCCGGGCAGTGGTGAAAAGCTACGGGGTCACAGGGGAGTACATACTCTACGTGGGAAGGCTCAATAAGAGGAAGAACTTGAGGAGCCTCGTTGCCGCCTACGGGGCGTTGAAAACGGAAAAAGGAATCCCCCACCAGCTGGTGGTGGGAGGCGTCAGGGATTTCCTGCCCCCTGACGAGATGGAGGAGATCAGCCGTTCACCCTGGAAAAACGAGCTCATTTTCACCGGGTTCCTGCCCGAGGAGCACCTTCCCCTCTTCTACGGCCTTGCAGATGTCTTTGTCTATCCTTCCCTATATGAAGGTTTCGGGCTCCCCTGTCTCGAGGCCATGTCTTCGGGATGTCCGGTAATAAGCTCCGACCTCACCTCCCTGCCGGAAGTGGTGGGAGATGCGGGCATACTCCTCGACCCCCTCGATGTGAAGGGTCTGGGTGACGCGATTTTCCGCGTGGTCTCCAATGACGCGCTAAAATCGGAGATGAGGGCGAAGGGATTTCAACAGGCGAAGAAGTTCGGCTGGGATAAGACCGCGATGAAAATGCTTGAAATCATGAAGGAAGTGTCCCGTGACCATTGA
- a CDS encoding glycosyltransferase family 4 protein — translation MKIAVVSIVFKKTPPDGYGGIERVVYTLVEGLVKAGHDVTLFAIPGSYCSGKTVEVPGYDPSKAPSGIRRPSDVISEEPLCAAMEEYLRANPVDVIHDWSFQNLFVLRHPEIPSVISTCIPPAPDYRRQNLVACSAAHARQCGGATRYVQYGLELDKYDYSYDKKDYFIHISKIARYKAQHLAALAFRRIPEKLLIAGNIEDKLYYHTVLKPLLWFSPNVSYIGEIQGTNKYLRDARALIQTPRWFDAFPLVVLEAFASGTPVIGFAEGGVPEQIVHGVNGFLCNSVESLRSAVGRIDEVRPQDCRAYAEEHFSDARMARDYVELYTRVMDGEVW, via the coding sequence ATGAAGATCGCCGTCGTCTCGATCGTATTTAAAAAAACGCCTCCCGATGGATATGGAGGCATAGAGCGGGTCGTCTATACTCTCGTCGAGGGCCTCGTAAAGGCGGGTCATGATGTCACCCTTTTCGCCATCCCCGGCAGCTACTGCTCGGGAAAGACGGTGGAGGTGCCGGGATACGATCCTTCCAAGGCCCCGAGCGGCATCAGGCGGCCGTCGGATGTCATATCGGAAGAGCCTCTCTGTGCGGCCATGGAGGAGTACCTGAGGGCGAACCCGGTGGACGTGATCCACGACTGGTCTTTTCAGAACCTCTTTGTCCTGAGGCACCCGGAGATCCCTTCCGTGATCTCCACCTGCATTCCCCCGGCGCCCGATTACAGGAGGCAAAACCTGGTGGCATGCAGCGCGGCCCATGCAAGGCAATGCGGAGGCGCCACCCGGTACGTGCAATACGGACTGGAACTGGACAAGTATGACTACAGTTATGATAAAAAGGATTATTTCATCCATATCTCGAAGATTGCGAGATATAAGGCGCAGCACCTCGCGGCCCTGGCCTTCAGAAGAATACCCGAAAAATTGCTGATCGCGGGAAACATTGAAGACAAGCTCTACTATCATACGGTCTTGAAGCCGCTCCTCTGGTTCTCTCCCAATGTCTCCTATATCGGCGAGATACAGGGCACCAACAAATACCTTCGGGATGCACGGGCCCTCATTCAGACGCCCCGTTGGTTTGATGCCTTCCCCCTGGTGGTGCTCGAGGCTTTCGCATCGGGTACCCCGGTGATAGGATTTGCCGAAGGGGGCGTGCCGGAGCAGATTGTGCACGGGGTCAACGGCTTTCTCTGTAATTCCGTCGAGAGCCTGAGGTCCGCGGTCGGTCGGATAGACGAGGTGAGGCCCCAGGACTGCCGGGCTTACGCGGAGGAGCATTTTTCAGACGCCCGCATGGCCCGGGATTATGTCGAGCTCTATACGAGGGTCATGGACGGAGAGGTCTGGTAA
- a CDS encoding glycosyltransferase family 2 protein codes for MRNDFLKLSIIIVTWNTENFVADCLASVTRDDVGVPHEIIVVDNASTDGTAAAVAQFGGVRFIQNESNEGFAKANNRAIREAKGEYLLLLNPDTIIPDPAIFKNWIAFMDRSADVGASGCGLVFPDGSRQVGDAGFKPGLITAFNFAFFLSRVWPRRCKGLFLNGNPGGNELDVDWICGADLLVRRSILPVTGLLNEGIFMYAEDVEWGCRIRSFGYRICYLPRLKIVHLQGGSADRGVEERISPVWLENLRRLYRTYHGGHTAFLFDVILAWGYLGRFLLYRLHNLRQGRDMSRRKARMMGAYAGYLLTHMFRHPADSAFFKKE; via the coding sequence GTGAGAAATGATTTCCTTAAGCTCTCGATAATAATAGTTACCTGGAACACCGAGAATTTTGTTGCCGACTGCCTCGCCTCCGTTACGCGGGATGATGTGGGGGTACCCCATGAGATAATCGTGGTGGACAATGCCTCCACCGACGGCACGGCAGCGGCTGTAGCGCAGTTCGGGGGAGTACGGTTCATACAAAATGAATCGAACGAGGGGTTCGCGAAGGCAAATAACCGGGCGATCCGGGAGGCGAAAGGGGAATATCTCCTTCTCCTCAACCCGGATACGATAATACCCGATCCTGCGATATTCAAGAACTGGATAGCATTCATGGACCGCTCGGCGGATGTGGGTGCGAGCGGTTGTGGTCTCGTCTTTCCCGACGGCAGCCGCCAGGTAGGAGACGCAGGCTTCAAGCCGGGGCTGATCACCGCCTTCAATTTTGCCTTTTTCCTCTCCAGAGTATGGCCTCGCCGATGCAAGGGCCTCTTTCTCAACGGCAACCCGGGCGGCAATGAGCTTGACGTGGACTGGATATGCGGGGCCGATCTCCTCGTGAGAAGGTCCATACTGCCCGTCACGGGTCTTCTGAACGAAGGGATCTTCATGTATGCCGAGGATGTGGAGTGGGGCTGCCGCATCAGGTCTTTCGGGTACCGGATTTGTTATCTGCCTCGCCTTAAGATCGTGCATCTCCAGGGCGGGAGTGCGGACCGTGGTGTTGAGGAGCGTATTTCCCCGGTCTGGCTCGAAAATCTTCGCAGGCTGTACCGAACGTACCACGGGGGCCATACCGCCTTTCTCTTCGACGTTATCCTCGCCTGGGGATACCTGGGCAGATTCCTGCTTTACCGCCTCCATAACCTGAGACAGGGGAGAGATATGAGCAGGAGGAAAGCACGGATGATGGGCGCCTATGCCGGATACCTCCTCACCCACATGTTCCGCCATCCCGCCGATAGCGCCTTTTTCAAAAAGGAATGA